Genomic segment of Fimbriimonadaceae bacterium:
CCACCTTTTGAAGTTTTTCCGCGATAAACCGCTAGCAGCGTTCACATGTGAAGATGTCAGGAAGTACAGAGCCTGGAGAGCCGGGCAGGGCGTATCCGTTCAAACCATCAATCACGATCATATGACGTTGACCCGCATGCTGAATCTTGCAATGTCCGATCAATTCAATTTGATCTCGCGCAATGTTTCAGCTTCAGTTCCGAAGCCCGATCCTAAGAACGAGCGAGATCGGATCGTCACGCCAGAAGAATGGGCGGCTATTCGGGCGCATGCAGCGCCACATCTGGCAAGATTTCTGACCGTGGCGTACGATCTAGGGCCGCGACGTGGAGAGCTACTTAAACTCGAATGGTCAGACGTTGACATGAAGAGGAAGGAATTCACGCTTCGAGAGACAAAAAATGGAGAGGCGAGAACCGTCCCAATGACGCCGGAAGTTTACGAGGCGTTCCGACAGTGTTTAAAGGAGCGGAGACTTGATACCCCACGAGTGTTTCTTTACAAGGGGCGGCCGATTCAGCGCCGACTTACGACCGCTTTCAAGGCTGCATGCAGAAGGGCAGGTATTGTGTACGGCCGAAAAAATGGTGGGATTACAGCCCATGACTTTCGGCACTCCGCAGCGACTTCCCTGCGAAGAGCAGGTGTAGACACGATGACGGCAATGAAAATCATAGGCCACAAGTCAGAAAAGATGCATCGACGATACAATCAAATTTCTCCGGCGGATCTCCAACGAGCTGTCGATAAGCTAGTGATCTACCAAGCCGATCAGTCGTCTAGCGATGACATCGTAATGACACATGAGAAGTTGCACCACGAAGCGTAATCATGTAATATCTTGAAAAACCTCGCGGGGCGGGCGTAGCTCAGTGGTAGAGTCCTTGCTTCCCAAGCAAGTTGTCGTGGGTTCAAATCCCATCGCCCGCTCCAAAAAAATCCCCTTCAACTCAAACGCTTCTGAGTCACTCAGGCGTCCTGCTCAGCGAGCCATCGGTGTGCTCTTGCTGAAATCTGTGACGGTTGTCACGGTTGAGCATGAATTTTTTGGGCTTACCACGCCTTCAGGGCGGTCATCCGTTTCACCTGCCTTCTGTTGAGCAGAAGGAGGTCATAGCTGTATCTAGGGTATCCTGCGGCTACGTGCGATGCGTGGCCACGTTCGACCGAGAAGAATGCGCCGCCGTCGAGGCCGAAGTAGGCCAGGTCTTCTGGCGTGTTTGTCTGATCCCAGGAATTATGCCAGCGCGGGCGGTCTGGTGAGTCCGTTCTGGTGGGCCCGGATGAGCAATTTCTGGCGATTCGAGACACCGAGCTTGTCGAAAATGCTGGTGAGATGATGTCTGACGGTAATGCTGGAAATGCACAGACGGTCGGCAATGTCTTTGTTGGACAATCCCTCACTGACCAATCGGACGACTTCCTGTTCTCGCTCCGTGAGTCCATCGAGGCGTTTATGTTGGGCAGGGGCGCGTGTCAGGAGAGGAGGCGGCTCTGCTTGTGCGCTGAGTTTCCGAGGGCCGCCGAGTCTTTCAAAGGTAAGAGGGACTTCCTCGTCCGTCCTGGCGAGGTGGGCGATCGTGGCGATGAGCACGGCGGAAGGTTGTACCTTGAGCACAATACCATCGACTCCGGAAGCGAATGCTTGACGAGTGCGCTCCATGTCCTCGAATCCGCTCAATAAAATAACTTTGATGGCTGGAGCAGCACGCTTGATTTTCAGGATCAGCTCAGGAATGGCATGATCATTTTCCGTGTCGAGAATCGCGATAGTCGGGTGATTGCTGGCCAACACCTCATCCAGGTTCGTTCCGTGCGTAGTCTGCCCGATCAACTTGATCCATGTTTCTGCTTCGACGATCCGCTGCAAACCGAGCCGCAGGAGATAGTTACTGCTGATGATTGCCACTACCGTTTGGATTGTAGCTGTGTCGGTTTCCCTCATTGCCCCTCCTGAAGACACCCGCCCTCTGACCGTCGAGTTGGCTGA
This window contains:
- a CDS encoding site-specific integrase; translated protein: MGLTKRKDSYYVAFSVIVSDDGKTFKLAPGVPGARLKRWKVGCLNKTIAREMESTIRINLLQGKILTEESRPVLFSEWAQQYLNLEEVRRLRSFSTRAIHVSHLLKFFRDKPLAAFTCEDVRKYRAWRAGQGVSVQTINHDHMTLTRMLNLAMSDQFNLISRNVSASVPKPDPKNERDRIVTPEEWAAIRAHAAPHLARFLTVAYDLGPRRGELLKLEWSDVDMKRKEFTLRETKNGEARTVPMTPEVYEAFRQCLKERRLDTPRVFLYKGRPIQRRLTTAFKAACRRAGIVYGRKNGGITAHDFRHSAATSLRRAGVDTMTAMKIIGHKSEKMHRRYNQISPADLQRAVDKLVIYQADQSSSDDIVMTHEKLHHEA
- a CDS encoding response regulator transcription factor, whose product is MRETDTATIQTVVAIISSNYLLRLGLQRIVEAETWIKLIGQTTHGTNLDEVLASNHPTIAILDTENDHAIPELILKIKRAAPAIKVILLSGFEDMERTRQAFASGVDGIVLKVQPSAVLIATIAHLARTDEEVPLTFERLGGPRKLSAQAEPPPLLTRAPAQHKRLDGLTEREQEVVRLVSEGLSNKDIADRLCISSITVRHHLTSIFDKLGVSNRQKLLIRAHQNGLTRPPALA